A single genomic interval of Nocardioides palaemonis harbors:
- the murG gene encoding undecaprenyldiphospho-muramoylpentapeptide beta-N-acetylglucosaminyltransferase produces the protein MRVLLAGGGSAGHTSPLLATADALRRLDPATEITCLGTREGLEARLVPEAGLPLEVVPRVPLPRKPGADLLRVPGRLRAARAAALEVLDRVRPDVVVGFGGYVSVPAYLAARRRGVPIVVHEGNTLPGVANRLGARMTRHVATSFPDTDLRHGTFTGLPVRRMVSTLDRAALRDEALATFGLRPDLPVLLVTGGSQGAARINAAVSGAAEALAAAGVQVLHVVGPKHELTVPSGEVPYVVLGYVDRMDLAYAAADAVLCRAGSNTVTEVSGVGLPAVYVPLPIGNGEQALNARPVVDAGGGLLVADGALTPEWVAASVPPLVTDRARLDAMGAAARGVIPLDADDRLARLVLDAARTGAAA, from the coding sequence ATGCGCGTCCTCCTCGCCGGCGGCGGTTCCGCCGGCCACACCTCGCCCCTGCTCGCCACCGCCGACGCCCTGCGCCGGCTCGACCCGGCGACCGAGATCACCTGCCTCGGCACCCGCGAGGGCCTCGAGGCGCGGCTGGTCCCCGAGGCCGGCCTGCCGCTCGAGGTCGTGCCCCGCGTGCCGCTGCCGCGCAAGCCCGGCGCCGACCTGCTGCGGGTCCCGGGACGCCTGCGGGCCGCCCGCGCCGCAGCGCTCGAGGTGCTCGACCGGGTCCGCCCCGACGTCGTCGTCGGGTTCGGCGGCTACGTCTCCGTGCCGGCCTACCTCGCCGCCCGCCGGCGCGGGGTGCCGATCGTGGTCCACGAGGGCAACACGCTGCCCGGGGTCGCCAACCGGCTCGGCGCCCGGATGACCCGCCACGTCGCGACCAGCTTCCCCGACACCGACCTGCGCCACGGCACGTTCACGGGGCTGCCGGTGCGGCGGATGGTCTCGACCCTGGACCGCGCCGCGCTGCGCGACGAGGCGCTCGCGACGTTCGGGCTGCGCCCCGACCTGCCGGTGCTGCTGGTGACCGGAGGCTCCCAGGGCGCCGCCCGCATCAACGCCGCCGTGTCCGGGGCCGCCGAGGCGCTCGCCGCGGCGGGCGTCCAGGTCCTCCACGTCGTGGGCCCGAAGCACGAGCTGACCGTGCCGTCGGGAGAGGTGCCCTACGTCGTGCTCGGCTACGTCGACCGGATGGACCTCGCCTACGCCGCCGCCGACGCCGTGCTCTGCCGTGCCGGCAGCAACACCGTGACCGAGGTGTCGGGCGTCGGGCTCCCGGCCGTCTACGTCCCGCTCCCGATCGGCAACGGCGAGCAGGCGCTCAACGCCCGGCCGGTCGTCGACGCCGGGGGAGGGCTGCTCGTCGCCGACGGCGCGCTCACGCCCGAGTGGGTCGCCGCCTCCGTCCCGCCGCTGGTCACCGACCGCGCGCGCCTCGACGCCATGGGCGCCGCGGCCCGCGGCGTGATCCCGCTGGACGCCGACGACAGGCTCGCCCGGCTGGTCCTGGACGCCGCGCGCACGGGGGCCGCCGCGTGA
- the murC gene encoding UDP-N-acetylmuramate--L-alanine ligase: MRIPVPEEILPAAELGRVHCVGIGGAGISAIARIMAAQGVPVSGSDDHDTPFLPALRELGVTCHLGYDAAHVADADTLVVTTAAREDNPEVLEARRRGLRVLPRSAGLAAVMAGSRVLAVAGTHGKTTTTGLLTSALLAAGLDPSYAVGGVLTATGRNADAGADDLFVAEADESDGAFLVYRPHAAVVTNVEADHLDNWGTEEAYHRAFEDFAGTIDRDGFLVCVVDDPGAADLARHARERGLEVVTVGESPEADLRIHDVVLDGASSTCRVSRGGHDLGTLRLAIPGRHYVLDAVAALAMGLRLGCTFDDLAAGLGSFTGTGRRMELKGEAAGIRVYDSYAHHPVEIRGDLEAARALAGAGRVVAAFQPHLVSRTRIFGPAMGVELGAADEVVVLDVYVAREEPDPSVTGRLVADAVPLPQEQVAFVDDLGDAARALADRARPGDLVITLGAGDVTTVGPQVLDLLVARGGA, translated from the coding sequence GTGAGGATCCCGGTGCCCGAGGAGATCCTGCCGGCCGCGGAGCTCGGTCGCGTCCACTGCGTCGGCATCGGTGGCGCGGGGATCTCGGCGATCGCCCGGATCATGGCCGCCCAGGGCGTGCCGGTCAGCGGCAGCGACGACCACGACACCCCGTTCCTGCCGGCGCTGCGCGAGCTCGGCGTCACCTGCCACCTCGGCTACGACGCCGCCCACGTCGCCGACGCCGACACCCTCGTGGTGACGACGGCGGCCCGCGAGGACAACCCCGAGGTGCTCGAGGCGCGCCGGCGCGGGCTGCGGGTCCTGCCGCGCTCGGCCGGTCTCGCCGCGGTGATGGCCGGCTCCCGGGTGCTCGCGGTCGCCGGCACCCACGGCAAGACCACGACCACCGGCCTGCTGACCTCCGCCCTGCTCGCCGCCGGGCTCGACCCGTCCTACGCGGTCGGTGGCGTGCTGACCGCCACCGGTCGCAACGCCGACGCCGGGGCCGACGACCTGTTCGTCGCCGAGGCCGACGAGAGCGACGGTGCGTTCCTCGTCTACCGCCCGCACGCCGCCGTCGTGACCAACGTCGAGGCCGACCACCTCGACAACTGGGGCACCGAGGAGGCCTACCACCGCGCCTTCGAGGACTTCGCGGGCACGATCGACCGCGACGGCTTCCTCGTCTGCGTCGTCGACGACCCCGGCGCGGCCGACCTCGCCCGGCACGCCCGCGAGCGGGGCCTCGAGGTCGTCACGGTCGGCGAGTCCCCCGAGGCCGACCTCCGCATCCACGACGTCGTGCTCGACGGCGCCTCGTCGACCTGCCGCGTGTCCCGCGGCGGTCACGACCTCGGCACGCTGCGCCTGGCCATCCCCGGACGCCACTACGTCCTCGACGCCGTCGCCGCGCTCGCCATGGGCCTGCGCCTCGGGTGCACCTTCGACGACCTCGCCGCCGGTCTCGGGTCGTTCACCGGCACCGGGCGCCGGATGGAGCTCAAGGGCGAGGCCGCCGGGATCCGCGTCTACGACTCCTACGCCCACCACCCCGTCGAGATCCGCGGCGACCTCGAGGCGGCCCGCGCGCTCGCGGGGGCGGGGCGGGTCGTCGCCGCGTTCCAGCCGCACCTCGTCTCCCGCACGCGGATCTTCGGACCGGCGATGGGGGTGGAGCTCGGTGCCGCCGACGAGGTCGTCGTGCTCGACGTCTACGTCGCCCGTGAGGAGCCGGACCCGTCCGTCACCGGTCGCCTCGTCGCCGACGCGGTGCCGCTGCCGCAGGAGCAGGTGGCCTTCGTCGACGACCTCGGCGACGCGGCTCGCGCCCTGGCCGACCGGGCACGTCCGGGCGACCTCGTCATCACCCTCGGCGCCGGCGACGTCACCACCGTCGGCCCGCAGGTCCTCGACCTGCTGGTCGCCCGCGGAGGTGCGTGA
- the ftsW gene encoding putative lipid II flippase FtsW, whose protein sequence is MTTANPEDVEGGPKVRAPFGSRATAAWNAVRDAVVRTVRSGREAVDKPLASYYLLLGASGLLLTIGLIMVLSASSVRSYIAYDDSYAVVKRQLMWVATGLPCAWVASRMPVRHVRRLAYPGFLLALVLLALVARFGVSVNGNQNWLAVGPFTMQPAEVAKLAIVLWAANIYAHKERRLGELHHLLVPVVPGLFAVIGLVLVGRDLGTALVLVAILLGMLWVVGAPLRLFGLSLSVLGAGALALAATNAERLKRITNFTDPFKDYTDAGWQPAHGLYALSSGGWFGHGIGGSQQKWGDLPEAHTDFIFAVLGEELGLVGTLLVVLLFFTIAYAAIRVAMNTEDPFVRYATFGIVVWLIGQMMINVGMVLAVLPVIGIPLPIVSYGGSALLPSLVALGLVIGFARREPAAAAALAARRRDRSAGLAAR, encoded by the coding sequence ATGACGACCGCGAACCCCGAGGACGTCGAGGGCGGCCCGAAGGTCCGGGCGCCGTTCGGCTCCCGCGCCACGGCCGCCTGGAACGCCGTGCGCGACGCGGTGGTCCGCACGGTCCGCTCCGGGCGCGAGGCGGTCGACAAGCCGCTGGCGTCCTACTACCTGCTGCTCGGAGCCTCCGGGCTGCTGCTGACCATCGGCCTGATCATGGTCCTCAGCGCCTCGAGCGTCCGTTCCTACATCGCCTACGACGACTCCTACGCCGTGGTGAAGCGCCAGCTGATGTGGGTGGCGACGGGCCTGCCCTGCGCGTGGGTCGCCTCACGCATGCCGGTCCGGCACGTCCGCCGCCTGGCCTACCCGGGCTTCCTGCTGGCCCTCGTGCTGCTCGCCCTGGTCGCGCGCTTCGGCGTCAGCGTCAACGGCAACCAGAACTGGCTGGCGGTCGGACCGTTCACCATGCAGCCGGCCGAGGTCGCCAAGCTCGCGATCGTGCTGTGGGCCGCCAACATCTACGCCCACAAGGAGCGCCGCCTCGGCGAGCTCCACCACCTGCTGGTCCCCGTCGTGCCGGGGTTGTTCGCCGTCATCGGCCTGGTGCTCGTCGGGCGCGACCTGGGCACGGCGCTGGTCCTCGTCGCGATCCTGCTCGGGATGCTCTGGGTGGTCGGGGCGCCGCTGCGGCTGTTCGGTCTCAGCCTGTCGGTGCTCGGCGCCGGCGCGCTGGCGCTCGCGGCCACCAACGCCGAGCGCCTCAAGCGGATCACCAACTTCACCGACCCGTTCAAGGACTACACCGACGCGGGGTGGCAGCCCGCCCACGGTCTCTACGCCCTCTCCAGCGGCGGCTGGTTCGGCCACGGCATCGGCGGGTCGCAGCAGAAGTGGGGCGACCTGCCCGAGGCCCACACCGACTTCATCTTCGCGGTCCTCGGCGAGGAGCTCGGGCTGGTCGGCACGCTGCTGGTCGTCCTGCTGTTCTTCACCATCGCCTACGCCGCCATCCGGGTCGCCATGAACACCGAGGACCCGTTCGTCCGCTACGCCACCTTCGGGATCGTGGTGTGGCTCATCGGCCAGATGATGATCAACGTCGGCATGGTGCTCGCCGTCCTGCCCGTGATCGGCATCCCGCTGCCGATCGTGTCCTACGGCGGATCGGCCCTGCTGCCCTCGCTGGTGGCGCTCGGCCTGGTGATCGGGTTCGCCCGCCGCGAGCCCGCCGCGGCGGCCGCGCTCGCCGCTCGTCGACGCGACCGCTCGGCCGGGCTGGCCGCTCGGTAG
- a CDS encoding cell division protein FtsQ/DivIB, with protein sequence MEPEDRSAQRTRRRFARRQWARRWLSLRYVLVAVALVALVSTSVWLVFFSARLQVTRVEVVGNQLLSDGRVREVAGVPLGEQLALVDLSRTDARVGALAEVRSVDVTRSWPHTVRIEVEERTAVAVVELAGRLRGLDPDGIVFRDYDTPPADLPRIRPGAEAGTDALKEAATVVAALPDDLTARVDHVEVATVDQITLVLRDGREVMWGSAEESELKAEVVDQLLGAAPKAGTYDVSVPGNPTVR encoded by the coding sequence GTGGAGCCGGAGGACCGCTCCGCCCAGCGCACCCGCCGCCGGTTCGCCCGTCGCCAGTGGGCCCGGCGCTGGCTGTCCCTGCGCTACGTCCTCGTCGCGGTGGCGCTGGTGGCGCTGGTCTCGACCTCCGTGTGGCTGGTCTTCTTCTCCGCCCGCCTCCAGGTCACCCGGGTCGAGGTCGTCGGCAACCAGCTGCTGAGCGACGGCCGGGTGCGGGAGGTCGCCGGCGTGCCGCTCGGCGAGCAGCTCGCGCTCGTCGACCTGTCGCGCACCGACGCGCGGGTCGGCGCGCTCGCGGAGGTCCGGTCCGTCGACGTCACCCGGTCCTGGCCGCACACGGTCCGCATCGAGGTGGAGGAGCGCACCGCCGTCGCGGTCGTCGAGCTCGCCGGACGGCTGCGCGGGCTCGACCCGGACGGCATCGTCTTCCGCGACTACGACACCCCGCCGGCCGACCTGCCCCGCATCAGGCCCGGCGCCGAGGCGGGGACCGACGCGCTGAAGGAGGCCGCCACGGTCGTCGCTGCCCTGCCCGACGACCTGACGGCGCGCGTCGACCACGTCGAGGTCGCGACCGTGGACCAGATCACCCTGGTCCTGCGCGACGGGCGCGAGGTGATGTGGGGGAGCGCGGAGGAGTCGGAGCTCAAGGCCGAGGTGGTCGAC
- the murD gene encoding UDP-N-acetylmuramoyl-L-alanine--D-glutamate ligase, with the protein MADHDVSDLGRTSDWSGVRVVVAGFGVSGFAAADNLLFLGADVTALDEASTEEKAEKARLLETLGATVRLEPGATAVLPDDVDLVVTSPGWRPTAPLLAQAAERGIPVWGEVELAWRLRDPEHPAPWLAVTGTNGKTTTVQMLQSILLAAGLRATAVGNVGLPIVEAVMDPEPWDVLAVELSSFQLHYTSSMSAEAAVVLNIAEDHLDWYDDEPDGPTGTRTGMERYAADKARIYERVQRACVYNLAEPATEEMVVGADVVEGARAIGFTLGTPSPGNLGVVEDLLVDRAFIEERATSAAELCTLDDLASQAPHFVANALAAAALARAHGVSQQAVRDGLRAFRPDGHRIAHVAEAGGVTWVDDSKATNPHAARSSLSAFDRVVWVAGGLAKGARFDDLVAAVRDRLRGVVLLGRDRQVIADALSRHAPDVPVIDVGDDETGAPMERVVEAAAGLAGPGDTVLLAPGCASMDMFTDYGARGDAFAAAVHRLIDRTD; encoded by the coding sequence TTGGCTGATCACGACGTCTCCGACCTGGGCCGCACCAGCGACTGGTCCGGGGTCCGCGTGGTCGTCGCCGGCTTCGGCGTCTCGGGCTTCGCGGCCGCGGACAACCTGCTCTTCCTCGGCGCGGACGTCACGGCGCTCGACGAGGCCAGCACCGAGGAGAAGGCGGAGAAGGCCCGCCTGCTCGAGACCCTCGGCGCGACCGTCCGGCTCGAGCCGGGCGCGACCGCGGTGCTGCCCGACGACGTCGATCTCGTCGTGACCTCGCCGGGCTGGAGGCCGACGGCGCCGCTGCTGGCCCAGGCCGCCGAGCGCGGGATCCCCGTGTGGGGGGAGGTCGAGCTGGCCTGGCGGCTGCGCGACCCCGAGCACCCGGCGCCCTGGCTCGCGGTCACCGGCACCAACGGCAAGACGACGACCGTCCAGATGCTCCAGTCGATCCTCCTGGCAGCGGGCCTGCGCGCCACCGCCGTCGGCAACGTCGGGCTGCCCATCGTCGAGGCCGTCATGGACCCCGAGCCGTGGGACGTGCTGGCGGTCGAGCTCTCCAGCTTCCAGCTGCACTACACGAGCTCGATGTCGGCCGAGGCCGCGGTCGTGCTCAACATCGCCGAGGACCACCTCGACTGGTACGACGACGAGCCCGACGGGCCGACGGGCACCAGGACCGGGATGGAGCGGTACGCCGCCGACAAGGCCCGGATCTACGAGCGCGTGCAGCGGGCGTGCGTCTACAACCTGGCCGAGCCCGCGACCGAGGAGATGGTGGTCGGGGCCGACGTGGTCGAGGGCGCCCGCGCGATCGGGTTCACCCTCGGCACGCCGTCGCCCGGCAACCTCGGCGTGGTCGAGGACCTCCTCGTCGACCGCGCCTTCATCGAGGAGCGGGCCACCAGCGCGGCCGAGCTGTGCACGCTCGACGACCTCGCCTCGCAGGCGCCGCACTTCGTCGCCAACGCGCTGGCGGCCGCCGCGCTCGCGCGCGCCCACGGCGTCAGCCAGCAGGCCGTGCGCGACGGGCTGCGCGCGTTCCGCCCCGACGGCCACCGGATCGCCCACGTCGCCGAGGCCGGCGGCGTCACCTGGGTCGACGACTCCAAGGCGACCAACCCCCACGCGGCGCGGTCCTCGCTGTCGGCCTTCGACCGGGTGGTGTGGGTCGCCGGCGGGCTCGCCAAGGGCGCCCGCTTCGACGACCTCGTGGCCGCGGTCCGCGACCGGCTGCGCGGCGTGGTGCTGCTCGGGCGCGACCGCCAGGTGATCGCCGACGCACTTTCGCGACACGCGCCCGATGTGCCGGTCATCGATGTGGGCGACGACGAGACTGGGGCTCCGATGGAGCGCGTCGTGGAGGCGGCCGCAGGTCTCGCCGGACCGGGCGACACCGTGCTGCTGGCGCCGGGATGCGCGTCCATGGACATGTTCACCGACTACGGCGCCCGCGGCGACGCGTTCGCCGCGGCCGTGCACCGCCTGATCGACCGCACCGACTGA
- a CDS encoding UDP-N-acetylmuramoyl-tripeptide--D-alanyl-D-alanine ligase → MIEMTLAEVAEVVGGVAHGDAVVTGGAFLDTRTPEAGGLFVAIAGERVDGHDLAAAAGAAGAVAVLGSRVTDLPTVVVDDVTTALGVLARHVLDRLPDAVVLAMTGSQGKTGTKDYLAHVLGESGPTVATRGNFNNELGVPLTVLRATPETRYLVVEMGARGVGHIARLCEVAPPRVAAVLNVGTAHIGEFGSREAIAVAKGEIVEALPVDGTAVLNADDELVAAMAPRTRAAVTTFGAGDADVAVSEVTTDDLGRQSFELRHRGSYATVHLAQVGSFQWRNAAAAAAMALAAGLDLDTVAESLCDAVPASRWRMEVGERADGLVVVNDSYNANPESMRAALDTLVGIGSRSGRRTVAVLGEMLELGAGAHDAHRDLGAYAAAAGVDVLVTVGSATDPVAAGFEAASTAGVVIPTVGRDAATDWLRHNVSAADVVLVKASRGAALEVIADVLLQEGRSTT, encoded by the coding sequence ATGATCGAGATGACCCTCGCCGAGGTCGCCGAGGTCGTCGGGGGAGTCGCCCACGGTGACGCCGTCGTGACCGGCGGCGCCTTCCTCGACACCCGCACGCCGGAGGCCGGCGGGCTCTTCGTCGCGATCGCGGGCGAGCGGGTCGACGGCCACGACCTCGCCGCCGCGGCCGGTGCGGCCGGCGCCGTGGCGGTCCTCGGCAGCCGCGTGACGGACCTGCCGACCGTGGTCGTCGACGACGTGACCACCGCGCTCGGCGTGCTGGCGCGCCACGTGCTGGACCGGCTCCCCGACGCCGTGGTGCTCGCGATGACCGGGTCGCAGGGCAAGACCGGCACCAAGGACTACCTCGCGCACGTGCTCGGCGAGTCCGGCCCGACGGTCGCGACCCGGGGCAACTTCAACAACGAGCTCGGGGTCCCGCTGACGGTCCTGCGGGCCACGCCGGAGACCCGCTACCTCGTCGTCGAGATGGGCGCGCGCGGCGTCGGGCACATCGCCCGTCTCTGCGAGGTCGCCCCGCCCCGCGTGGCCGCCGTGCTCAACGTCGGCACGGCCCACATCGGCGAGTTCGGCAGCCGGGAGGCGATCGCGGTCGCGAAGGGCGAGATCGTCGAGGCGCTGCCCGTCGACGGCACCGCCGTCCTCAACGCCGACGACGAGCTGGTGGCGGCGATGGCCCCGCGCACCCGCGCCGCGGTCACCACCTTCGGCGCCGGCGACGCCGACGTCGCGGTCAGCGAGGTGACCACCGACGACCTCGGCCGCCAGTCGTTCGAGCTGCGCCACCGCGGCTCCTACGCCACCGTCCACCTCGCCCAGGTCGGCAGCTTCCAGTGGCGCAACGCGGCCGCGGCCGCCGCCATGGCGCTCGCCGCCGGTCTCGACCTCGACACCGTCGCGGAGTCGCTGTGCGACGCGGTGCCGGCCAGCCGCTGGCGGATGGAGGTCGGCGAGCGTGCCGACGGCCTGGTGGTGGTCAACGACTCCTACAACGCCAACCCCGAGTCGATGCGGGCCGCCCTCGACACGCTCGTCGGGATCGGCTCCCGCTCGGGGCGGCGCACGGTCGCCGTCCTCGGCGAGATGCTCGAGCTCGGGGCCGGGGCCCACGACGCGCACCGTGACCTCGGGGCCTACGCGGCCGCGGCCGGGGTCGACGTGCTGGTCACCGTCGGGTCCGCCACGGACCCCGTCGCGGCCGGCTTCGAGGCCGCCTCGACCGCCGGTGTGGTGATCCCCACGGTGGGGCGTGACGCCGCGACCGACTGGCTGCGGCACAATGTCTCGGCTGCTGATGTCGTCCTGGTGAAGGCATCACGGGGGGCGGCGCTCGAAGTCATCGCCGACGTACTCCTCCAGGAAGGGAGAAGCACCACATGA
- the mraY gene encoding phospho-N-acetylmuramoyl-pentapeptide-transferase — MRAILFGGGLSLLISLLGTRYAIRFFTRQGFGQPIRDDGPTTHHTKRGTPTMGGAVIVLATVVGYLAAKLITGQAPTASALLVLFLLVGLGAVGFLDDFLKVSRQHNLGLRSRAKMIGQTLVAVVFGFLALSPALEDERGWRPASDHISFIRDHERFALPTILAILLIWLIVTGTSNAVNLADGLDGLAAGSSILVFAAYTLVNIWQNSQSCALEAGPKCYEVRDPLDLAVVAAAITGACFGFLWWNASPAQIIMGDTGSLALGGAMAGFAIMTRTELLLLIIGGLFVSITLSVMIQVSVFKLSRASGLVRSVFRIQAGHRVFRMTPLHHHFEMLGWEQVTIVIRFWIITGLMVATGLGIFYAEWVAGIG, encoded by the coding sequence ATGAGGGCCATCCTGTTCGGAGGAGGACTCTCCCTGCTGATCTCGCTCCTCGGCACCCGCTACGCCATCCGGTTCTTCACCCGGCAGGGATTCGGCCAGCCGATCCGCGACGACGGTCCGACCACGCACCACACCAAGCGCGGCACGCCGACCATGGGCGGAGCGGTCATCGTGCTGGCCACCGTCGTCGGCTACCTCGCCGCGAAGCTGATCACCGGCCAGGCGCCCACGGCGTCGGCGCTGCTGGTCCTCTTCCTGCTCGTGGGCCTCGGCGCGGTCGGCTTCCTCGACGACTTCCTCAAGGTCAGCCGCCAGCACAACCTCGGGCTGCGCAGCCGGGCGAAGATGATCGGGCAGACGCTCGTCGCCGTCGTCTTCGGCTTCCTCGCGCTGTCGCCGGCACTGGAGGACGAGCGCGGCTGGCGACCGGCGTCCGACCACATCTCGTTCATCCGCGACCACGAGCGCTTCGCGCTGCCGACGATCCTGGCGATCCTGCTGATCTGGCTCATCGTGACCGGCACCAGCAACGCGGTGAACCTCGCCGACGGCCTCGACGGCCTCGCGGCCGGTTCCTCGATCCTCGTCTTCGCGGCCTACACGCTCGTCAACATCTGGCAGAACAGCCAGTCCTGCGCGCTCGAGGCCGGCCCGAAGTGCTACGAGGTCCGCGACCCGCTGGACCTGGCGGTCGTGGCCGCCGCGATCACCGGCGCCTGCTTCGGCTTCCTGTGGTGGAACGCCTCCCCGGCGCAGATCATCATGGGCGACACGGGCTCGCTGGCCCTGGGCGGCGCGATGGCCGGGTTCGCGATCATGACCCGCACCGAGCTCCTCCTGCTGATCATCGGCGGGCTCTTTGTGAGCATCACGCTCTCGGTGATGATCCAGGTCTCCGTCTTCAAGCTGAGCCGTGCGAGCGGGCTGGTGCGATCGGTGTTCCGGATCCAGGCCGGGCACCGCGTGTTCCGCATGACCCCGCTGCACCACCACTTCGAGATGCTCGGCTGGGAGCAGGTCACCATCGTGATCCGGTTCTGGATCATCACCGGCCTGATGGTCGCCACCGGCCTCGGGATCTTCTACGCCGAGTGGGTTGCCGGAATTGGCTGA
- a CDS encoding UDP-N-acetylmuramoyl-L-alanyl-D-glutamate--2,6-diaminopimelate ligase → MADWLSASTDVTVHGDLDVVVSGISLSTARVEPGDVYAALPGARAHGADFAAQALAAGAVAVLTDPAGLDRLPAGTPAIVVADPRQVLGRLAAHLYGDPARSLRTIGVTGTQGKTTTTRVLEQGLTAAGVASAVIGTVGTRIAGEDVETQLTTPEAPDLHGLFAVMRERGVDTCAMEVSSHALVRGRVDGVVFDVATFLNLGRDHLDFHADLDDYFAAKASLFTPERARVGLTNVDDEHGRRLLDVATIPMSTYSVGGADADWRAVDVVLSASGATFTVLGPDVELRAAVGIPGAFNVSNALAAIASAALAGLDPRSVADGIAQVGGVPGRLEQVDAGQDYTVVVDYAHKPDALEAVLHTLRPLTGGRVLVVVGAGGDRDTQKRPVMGEIAARLADVVVVTDDNPRTEDPASIRAAVLAGTTGGAAEVVEQGDRRLAIRDAVRRARTGDVVLVAGKGHETGQKVGDVEHPFDDRVVAAEEIRAAADGDPA, encoded by the coding sequence CTGGCCGACTGGCTGTCCGCGAGCACCGACGTGACGGTCCACGGCGACCTCGACGTGGTGGTGTCGGGCATCTCGCTCAGCACCGCCCGCGTCGAGCCCGGCGACGTCTACGCGGCGCTGCCGGGTGCGCGCGCCCACGGCGCCGACTTCGCCGCGCAGGCGCTCGCGGCCGGCGCGGTGGCGGTGCTCACCGACCCCGCCGGGCTCGACCGGCTTCCGGCCGGCACGCCCGCGATCGTCGTCGCCGACCCGAGGCAGGTGCTCGGACGCCTCGCTGCCCACCTCTACGGCGACCCGGCCCGCAGCCTGCGCACCATCGGGGTCACCGGCACCCAGGGCAAGACCACGACGACCCGGGTCCTCGAGCAGGGCCTGACCGCGGCCGGCGTGGCGTCGGCAGTGATCGGCACCGTCGGCACCCGGATCGCGGGGGAGGACGTCGAGACCCAGCTCACCACGCCGGAGGCCCCCGACCTGCACGGACTGTTCGCGGTGATGCGCGAGCGCGGTGTCGACACCTGCGCGATGGAGGTGTCGAGCCACGCCCTCGTGCGCGGTCGCGTCGACGGCGTCGTCTTCGACGTCGCCACCTTCCTCAACCTCGGGCGCGACCACCTCGACTTCCACGCCGACCTCGACGACTACTTCGCCGCCAAGGCCAGCCTCTTCACCCCCGAGCGGGCGCGGGTCGGGCTGACGAACGTCGACGACGAGCACGGGCGGCGGCTCCTCGACGTCGCGACGATCCCGATGTCCACCTACTCCGTGGGCGGGGCCGACGCCGACTGGCGCGCCGTCGACGTCGTGCTCAGCGCCTCCGGCGCGACCTTCACGGTCCTCGGGCCGGACGTCGAGCTCCGGGCGGCGGTCGGCATCCCCGGCGCGTTCAACGTCTCCAACGCGCTGGCCGCGATCGCCTCGGCTGCGCTCGCCGGTCTCGACCCCCGGTCGGTCGCCGACGGCATCGCGCAGGTGGGTGGCGTGCCGGGCCGGCTGGAGCAGGTCGACGCCGGACAGGACTACACCGTCGTCGTGGACTACGCCCACAAGCCCGACGCCCTCGAGGCGGTGCTGCACACCCTGCGACCGCTGACCGGCGGCCGGGTGCTGGTGGTGGTCGGTGCCGGCGGCGACCGCGACACGCAGAAGCGGCCGGTGATGGGGGAGATCGCGGCGCGGCTCGCCGACGTCGTGGTCGTCACCGACGACAACCCCCGCACCGAGGACCCCGCGTCGATCCGCGCCGCGGTGCTGGCGGGCACCACCGGTGGCGCGGCCGAGGTGGTCGAGCAGGGCGACCGGCGCCTTGCCATCCGGGACGCCGTGCGACGCGCGCGCACCGGTGACGTGGTGCTGGTCGCGGGCAAGGGGCACGAGACCGGGCAGAAGGTCGGTGACGTGGAGCACCCCTTCGACGACCGCGTCGTCGCCGCGGAGGAGATCCGGGCCGCCGCGGACGGGGACCCCGCATGA